The genomic interval ATGAAGAATTAACACCTTGCCGGTAGCGGCTACCGCTTCCCGGATTGCGGTATAATCCAGGGGTAATAAAGTACGGAGGTCCAGTATATGAATGGATATCTGTGGATAATGCTGTGCATATTCCTGTGCCCAGTTTACACCACTGCCATACGTGATGATGCTGATATCTTCTCCTGCCTGCACAAGCCGGGCTTTCCCGATCCCGATGGTATAAGGCCCTTCCGGCACCGGCCCGCTGATGCTGCGGTAAAGTGCTTTATGCTCGAAGAACAATACAGGATTGGGGTCGGCAAAGGCAGCGAGTAAGAGGCCCTTGGCATCTGCCGGGGTGGCGGGATACACTACTTTCAGGCCCGGAACATGTGTGAACCAGGCTTCATTCGTCTGCGAGTGGAATGGGCCGGCCCCTACACCAGCACCTGCCGGCAGCCGGATCACGACATCGGCGGTCTGGCCCCATCGATAGTGGATCTTTGCCAGGTTGTTAACGATCTGGTTGAAGCCGCAGGTTACAAAGTCAGCAAACTGCATCTCCACCATACTTTTATATCCCATAATGGACAGTCCAAGCCCGGCGCCTACAATGGCGCTTTCGCACAGGGGGGTATTTCTCACTCGTTCCTTTCCATATTTTGCAACAAAACCATCTGTGATCTTAAAGGCCCCGCCATATTCCGCAATATCCTGTCCCATCAATACCAGTTCGGGATACTGTTCCATGGCCTGGTCCAGCCCCTCTGAAATAGCGTCGATGAATCTTTTATCGCGAACAGCGCCGTCTGTTGCAGGTGGAAGGGGGCTGGGAGCGGGGGCGTAAATATCCTTCAGTTCATCGGCCTCGCTGACCGGTGGAGATACCGCTACCAATGCGGTATTGATATCTCTGTCTATTTCGTGCTTCAGCGATTCCCGGACCTCGTGAATGCCTTCTTCGTTGATAAGTTGCAGATACTGCAGGAAACTTTCAAAATGCAGGATGGGATCCTGTTTGGCCCATTCCTCCAGCAGGGCGGGAGGAACATATTTGGTGCC from Chitinophaga filiformis carries:
- a CDS encoding thiamine pyrophosphate-dependent enzyme — encoded protein: MYFERAHISDGELLTFYKALLYPRLVEEKMLLLLRQGKVSKWFSGIGQEAIAVGATLALDNDEWILPLHRNLGVFTARQLPLQQLFHQWQGSPLGFSKGRERSFHFGSRQHHICGMISHLGPQLSIADGIALAHKLKKEDKVSLAFTGEGGTSEGEFHEALNVAAVWDLPVIFLIENNGYGLSTPVEEQYRCEQLVQKAAGYGMRGMRINGNNLLEVYHAVKEAKRHALQEQQPVLIEAMTFRMRGHEEASGTKYVPPALLEEWAKQDPILHFESFLQYLQLINEEGIHEVRESLKHEIDRDINTALVAVSPPVSEADELKDIYAPAPSPLPPATDGAVRDKRFIDAISEGLDQAMEQYPELVLMGQDIAEYGGAFKITDGFVAKYGKERVRNTPLCESAIVGAGLGLSIMGYKSMVEMQFADFVTCGFNQIVNNLAKIHYRWGQTADVVIRLPAGAGVGAGPFHSQTNEAWFTHVPGLKVVYPATPADAKGLLLAAFADPNPVLFFEHKALYRSISGPVPEGPYTIGIGKARLVQAGEDISIITYGSGVNWAQEYAQHYPQISIHILDLRTLLPLDYTAIREAVAATGKVLILHEDTLTGGLGGEISAWIAEHCFHLLDAPVMRCAGLDTPVPFAAALEKNFLAKSRLHQYIEQLASY